One genomic region from Flavobacterium lindanitolerans encodes:
- a CDS encoding SDR family oxidoreductase: MSKTILITGGSSGIGKSIGDYLTQKGYTVFGTSRNPERITDSKFPLVALDVRDAESIKNAVLEVIQKAGRLDVVINNAGVGITGPLEEIPTSEIKNNFETNFFGPIEVMKAVLPQMRSQKSGLIINVTSIAGYMGLPYRSIYSASKGALELITEALRMEVKNFGIKITNIAPGDFATNIASGRFHAPLIKGSAYEKPYGDTLKMMDEHVNSGSNPDMMAIAVAKIIETPNPKIHYKVGVFMQKFSIVLKRVLPDKVYEKMLMNHYKL, translated from the coding sequence ATGTCTAAAACTATATTAATTACAGGCGGTTCCTCAGGAATCGGAAAATCAATAGGGGATTATCTGACCCAAAAAGGCTATACAGTTTTTGGTACCAGTCGTAATCCGGAGCGTATTACAGATTCTAAATTTCCTTTAGTGGCTCTGGATGTGAGAGATGCTGAAAGTATTAAAAATGCAGTTTTAGAAGTCATACAGAAAGCCGGAAGACTGGATGTAGTCATCAATAATGCCGGAGTTGGAATTACGGGACCTTTGGAAGAAATCCCGACTTCTGAAATCAAAAATAATTTCGAAACCAATTTTTTCGGGCCAATTGAAGTCATGAAAGCTGTATTACCACAAATGCGTTCCCAGAAATCGGGTTTAATCATTAATGTAACTTCTATAGCCGGTTACATGGGATTGCCGTACAGAAGCATTTATTCGGCTTCAAAAGGAGCATTGGAACTAATTACCGAAGCCCTGCGTATGGAAGTCAAAAATTTTGGTATAAAAATTACCAATATTGCTCCCGGAGATTTTGCAACCAATATTGCTTCAGGAAGATTTCATGCACCTCTGATTAAAGGTTCGGCTTATGAAAAACCTTATGGAGATACGCTTAAAATGATGGACGAGCATGTCAATTCAGGAAGCAACCCGGATATGATGGCAATTGCTGTAGCGAAAATTATTGAAACTCCCAATCCGAAAATCCATTATAAAGTGGGTGTTTTTATGCAAAAATTTTCCATCGTATTAAAACGGGTATTGCCTGATAAAGTTTATGAAAAAATGCTGATGAACCATTATAAATTGTAA
- a CDS encoding glutaminyl-peptide cyclotransferase: protein MKKHKLLAFILLGTVLVSCGDKEIDKKNLFSIEQSGLKATYQPQESLSLVLNNDKNKTIDSIAYYINEKRVGGVKGNNKFDFPLADSKLGYQQIKAIVYYEGQNAETDARIEVVSNVKPKLLSYTIVNTYPHDETSYTQGLEFYRDTLFEGTGQRGTSKLLKTDYKTGKAYQSVNLEGKYFGEGITILNNKVYQLTWQENTGFIYNADNLKQIRTFNYFKNIEGWGLCNDGKQIYQSDGTEKIWVLDPETMKETDYINVYSESSKIKAVNELEWVNGKIYGNVYQKDAVAVINPKTGAVEGIIDLRELKTKVNMMGHDLGNDVLNGLAYNPKTKTLFVTGKRWNKMFEIKVLE, encoded by the coding sequence ATGAAAAAACATAAACTATTAGCATTCATTTTATTAGGAACTGTACTTGTATCCTGCGGAGATAAAGAAATAGATAAAAAAAATTTATTCAGCATAGAACAATCGGGCTTAAAAGCGACTTATCAGCCTCAGGAATCGCTTTCTTTGGTTCTGAACAACGACAAAAACAAGACTATCGATTCGATAGCCTACTATATAAATGAAAAAAGAGTTGGTGGCGTTAAAGGAAACAATAAGTTCGATTTTCCTTTAGCGGATTCTAAATTGGGGTACCAGCAGATAAAGGCAATCGTTTATTATGAAGGACAAAATGCAGAAACGGATGCCCGTATTGAAGTCGTTTCCAATGTAAAACCAAAATTACTTTCCTATACCATCGTAAACACCTATCCCCATGACGAAACTTCCTATACACAAGGATTGGAATTCTACAGAGATACCCTATTTGAAGGAACCGGACAACGCGGTACTTCCAAATTGCTAAAAACAGACTACAAAACCGGAAAAGCCTACCAGTCTGTTAATCTTGAAGGTAAATATTTTGGAGAAGGAATTACCATCTTAAATAACAAGGTATATCAGTTAACCTGGCAGGAAAATACAGGTTTTATCTACAATGCAGATAATCTAAAACAAATCAGGACTTTTAATTACTTTAAAAATATAGAAGGCTGGGGATTGTGTAATGACGGAAAGCAGATTTACCAGTCTGACGGAACAGAGAAAATCTGGGTGTTAGACCCGGAAACTATGAAAGAAACAGATTATATCAATGTATATTCTGAATCCAGCAAAATAAAAGCGGTGAATGAATTGGAATGGGTTAACGGGAAAATCTACGGAAATGTTTACCAAAAAGACGCTGTTGCTGTCATCAATCCAAAAACCGGAGCTGTAGAAGGTATTATTGACCTGAGAGAGCTAAAGACAAAAGTAAATATGATGGGCCACGATTTAGGTAATGACGTATTAAACGGATTAGCCTACAATCCAAAAACCAAAACACTTTTTGTGACCGGAAAAAGATGGAACAAAATGTTTGAAATCAAAGTTTTGGAATAA
- a CDS encoding carboxypeptidase-like regulatory domain-containing protein: MSGKVNISIPKPCHENWHEMTVAEKGRFCNSCQKTVYDFTLFSDRQLIDKINSESNICGRFLASQLNKDLRMPKEKSSIWIAGVSGILSFLSLGNQEIYAQENVKTEQTEEKNVEKTIDNSFVPDIEITGFVFELDKLPIPGVSVTIEGKSISTQTDFDGKFSIKASKGDLLKFHYVGYKETSVMVNSKKPIIVKLETTDEMLAGEVIVRRTFFGRIFHSIGNLFR; encoded by the coding sequence ATGTCCGGCAAAGTCAACATATCCATTCCTAAACCCTGCCATGAAAACTGGCATGAAATGACTGTTGCCGAAAAAGGGCGGTTCTGCAATTCGTGCCAGAAAACGGTATATGATTTCACACTATTTTCTGACAGGCAGCTTATTGACAAAATCAATTCAGAATCCAATATATGCGGACGTTTTTTGGCATCACAACTCAATAAAGACTTGAGGATGCCAAAAGAGAAAAGCAGTATCTGGATTGCAGGAGTTTCAGGAATATTGAGCTTTTTGAGCTTGGGAAACCAGGAGATTTACGCACAGGAAAATGTAAAAACAGAACAGACAGAAGAAAAAAATGTTGAAAAAACAATCGACAATTCTTTTGTTCCTGATATAGAAATTACAGGATTTGTATTTGAACTAGATAAATTGCCTATACCCGGTGTTTCTGTTACAATAGAAGGCAAATCAATTAGCACACAGACAGATTTTGATGGCAAATTTTCAATTAAGGCTAGCAAAGGAGACTTATTGAAGTTTCATTATGTAGGTTATAAAGAGACGTCAGTTATGGTTAATTCTAAAAAACCAATTATTGTCAAATTAGAAACAACAGATGAAATGCTTGCGGGCGAGGTCATAGTCCGAAGAACCTTCTTCGGAAGAATCTTCCATTCTATAGGCAATCTTTTCAGATAA
- the dnaK gene encoding molecular chaperone DnaK, with protein MGKIIGIDLGTTNSCVAVMEGSEPVVIPNAEGKRTTPSVIAFVDGGEIKVGDPAKRQAVTNPTKTIASIKRFMGNKFSESNKEAQNVAYKVVKGDNDTPRVDIDGRLYTPQELSAMTLQKMKKTAEDYLGQSVTEAVITVPAYFNDAQRQATKEAGEIAGLKVMRIINEPTAAALAYGLDKKGKDQKIAVYDLGGGTFDISILELGDGVFEVLSTNGDTHLGGDDFDQAVIDWLAEEFKAEEGLDLRQDPMSLQRLKEAAEKAKIELSSSAQTEINLPYVTATATGPKHLVKTLTRAKFDQLTDSLVKRSMAPVAKALKDAGLSISDIDEVILVGGSTRIPKIQEEVEKFFNKKPSKGVNPDEVVAIGAAIQGGVLSGDVKDVLLLDVTPLSLGIETMGGVMTKLIESNTTIPTKKSQVFSTAADNQPSVEIHVLQGERALAADNKTIGRFHLDGIPPAGRGIPQIEVTFDIDANGIIKVSATDKGTGKSHDIRIEASSGLTQEEIERMKKEAEANADSDKAAKEKIEKLNEADSMIFQTENQLKEFGEKLSEGNKAAIESALTDLKAAHGSQDLAAIQPALDKLNEAWKNASEEMYKQGDAQGAPQDAQPQGDANGGDNVQDVDYEEVK; from the coding sequence ATGGGTAAAATAATCGGAATTGACTTAGGAACAACGAACTCTTGCGTTGCTGTAATGGAAGGTAGCGAGCCAGTTGTAATCCCTAATGCTGAAGGAAAAAGAACAACGCCGTCAGTAATTGCATTTGTTGATGGTGGTGAAATCAAAGTTGGTGACCCTGCTAAAAGACAAGCAGTGACCAATCCAACTAAAACTATTGCTTCTATCAAGCGTTTCATGGGAAATAAATTCTCTGAAAGTAATAAAGAAGCTCAAAATGTTGCCTACAAAGTAGTAAAAGGTGATAACGATACACCACGTGTGGATATCGACGGACGTCTTTATACGCCACAGGAATTGTCTGCAATGACACTTCAAAAAATGAAAAAAACAGCTGAAGATTATTTAGGTCAGTCTGTAACAGAAGCGGTTATTACAGTTCCTGCTTACTTTAACGATGCGCAACGTCAGGCAACAAAAGAAGCTGGTGAAATTGCCGGTTTGAAAGTAATGCGTATTATCAACGAGCCTACTGCAGCTGCATTGGCTTATGGTTTGGATAAAAAAGGGAAAGATCAAAAGATTGCCGTTTACGATTTAGGAGGTGGTACTTTTGATATTTCTATCCTTGAATTAGGTGATGGAGTTTTCGAAGTATTGTCTACTAACGGAGACACACACTTAGGAGGTGATGATTTTGACCAGGCTGTTATTGACTGGTTGGCAGAAGAATTCAAAGCTGAAGAAGGTTTGGATTTGCGTCAGGACCCAATGTCATTGCAACGTTTGAAAGAAGCTGCTGAAAAAGCAAAAATTGAATTGTCGTCTTCTGCACAAACAGAAATTAACCTGCCATATGTTACAGCTACGGCAACAGGACCTAAGCACTTGGTAAAAACATTGACCAGAGCTAAATTTGACCAATTGACAGATAGTTTGGTTAAGCGTTCTATGGCTCCTGTAGCAAAAGCTTTAAAAGATGCTGGATTAAGCATTTCAGATATTGATGAGGTAATCCTTGTAGGAGGTTCTACACGTATTCCTAAAATTCAGGAAGAAGTAGAGAAATTCTTCAACAAAAAACCATCTAAAGGAGTTAACCCGGATGAGGTAGTAGCTATTGGTGCTGCTATTCAAGGTGGAGTTTTGTCTGGAGATGTAAAAGACGTATTGTTGTTAGACGTTACACCACTTTCTCTTGGTATCGAAACTATGGGTGGTGTTATGACAAAATTGATTGAGTCAAACACAACAATCCCAACAAAAAAATCGCAGGTATTCTCTACTGCAGCAGATAACCAGCCATCGGTTGAAATCCACGTTTTGCAAGGAGAAAGAGCTTTAGCGGCAGATAACAAAACTATCGGACGTTTCCACTTAGATGGAATTCCGCCGGCAGGAAGAGGAATCCCTCAGATTGAAGTAACTTTTGATATTGATGCTAACGGTATCATCAAAGTTTCTGCAACCGATAAAGGAACCGGAAAATCACACGATATCAGAATTGAGGCTTCTTCAGGATTGACTCAGGAAGAAATCGAAAGAATGAAAAAAGAGGCAGAAGCTAATGCAGATTCTGACAAGGCAGCTAAAGAGAAAATTGAAAAATTGAACGAAGCTGACAGCATGATTTTCCAGACTGAAAACCAGTTGAAAGAATTTGGTGAAAAACTATCTGAAGGTAACAAAGCAGCTATTGAAAGCGCGTTGACTGATTTGAAAGCAGCTCACGGAAGCCAGGATTTAGCAGCTATCCAACCGGCTTTAGACAAATTGAATGAGGCATGGAAAAATGCTTCTGAAGAAATGTACAAGCAAGGTGATGCTCAGGGAGCTCCGCAGGATGCACAACCACAAGGTGATGCTAACGGTGGTGACAACGTTCAGGATGTTGACTACGAAGAAGTGAAATAA
- a CDS encoding endo alpha-1,4 polygalactosaminidase, with translation MKKLVLLAIALAFLGCDKDNDATTPDVENRDFRQDMRNFVIGISQKAKSIKPGFAVIPQNGIELVTVNGEADGNPSQDYLNAIDGNGQEDLFYGYDNDDQATPTGISNYLKGFLNVSKSNRKTILVTDYCSSPSKASNSYQVNTANGYISYAAPKRDLTAIPATAPNNSNDAVVANLSQAKNFLYLINSENFTSKLAFINAVKATNYDVIIMDLFFNDEQFTAVEINQLRNKANGGKRMVICYMSIGESENYRYYWQPSWNTSKPDWMATENPDWPGNFKVKYWNEDWQKIIYKNDNSYLNKIIDANFDGVYLDIIDAFEYFER, from the coding sequence ATGAAAAAGTTAGTCCTGCTGGCAATAGCATTGGCCTTTTTGGGTTGTGACAAAGATAATGACGCAACGACTCCTGATGTCGAAAACCGTGATTTCAGACAAGACATGCGTAATTTCGTTATCGGAATTAGTCAAAAGGCAAAAAGTATTAAGCCCGGTTTTGCTGTCATTCCCCAAAACGGAATAGAACTGGTTACTGTGAATGGAGAAGCTGATGGCAATCCGTCGCAGGATTACTTAAATGCTATTGACGGAAACGGTCAGGAAGATTTGTTTTACGGATATGATAACGATGACCAGGCAACTCCTACAGGTATTTCAAACTATCTGAAAGGCTTTTTAAATGTCTCCAAAAGTAACAGAAAAACCATATTGGTCACAGATTATTGCTCTTCACCTTCAAAAGCCAGTAACTCCTATCAGGTTAATACTGCAAACGGTTATATTTCCTATGCTGCCCCAAAACGCGACCTGACTGCAATTCCGGCCACGGCTCCCAATAACTCCAATGATGCAGTAGTTGCAAATCTGTCACAGGCGAAAAACTTTCTTTATCTTATAAATTCAGAGAATTTTACTTCAAAGTTGGCATTTATCAATGCGGTAAAGGCAACAAATTATGATGTAATCATTATGGACCTGTTTTTCAACGATGAACAGTTTACAGCCGTAGAAATTAATCAATTGCGTAATAAAGCCAATGGAGGAAAGCGGATGGTAATTTGCTATATGTCAATTGGAGAATCTGAAAACTACCGTTACTATTGGCAGCCCTCGTGGAATACCTCTAAGCCGGATTGGATGGCTACCGAAAATCCGGACTGGCCGGGCAATTTCAAAGTAAAATATTGGAATGAAGACTGGCAGAAGATTATTTATAAGAATGATAATTCCTATCTTAATAAAATTATAGACGCCAATTTTGACGGGGTCTATTTAGATATTATTGATGCCTTTGAGTATTTTGAAAGATAA
- a CDS encoding M14 family metallopeptidase gives MKKLLFAFLLAFSLSGYAQLKSPADFLPEYGKQVSFYHEIEAYFKYLKENSEYIKHESYGFTSQGRSLNVYYISTPENLKNLEAIRDYHLYSIGMTDKKPAAETEKAIVWLSFNVHGNEIGAAESSMKVAYELLNPQNTTTKQWLENTIVILDPCLNPDGFSRYGNWLRDISGKNLHPELTDREHIEPWPGGRQNHYAYDLNRDWAWQTQVETQQRMVLYNRWMPEVHVDVHEMGYNEPYFFPPAAEPFHDFITKPQRDFHNVIGENTSKKFDAEGWNYYTRERFDLFYPSYGDTYPSFNGAIGMTYEQGGIGAGRAVLMQNGNILTLQDRINHHTVAVLTAVETASGRKEKLIADFKAYFKDSRQNPKGKYKTYVIKNDGKAEQLAVMLKQNNIQFAYADETKKLSGYHYQSDKEKAFSVESGDMIIQASQPKSVLTQVLFEPYQRLSDSLTYDITAWALPHAFGIESYALKNALVIKTRESKISNTKVLPETAYAFYIPWNNRTSAKIAASLLKKNVKVRYSKKNSAFGDIKLNMGDLIVLKSDNTKLPEFEKTMAGLLVEKNDYSVIKSGFSTGGTDLGGENFQLLKAPKILLLSGKNVSPTDFGQVWFYMDQIIDYPVSILDADYLGMINLTDYNTLILADGWYDLSDSQRKSIDDFISKGGKIIAIQNALSLFENREGYNLTQFATNEEKDAAKKQSDEEALTSRFKEYQKMERRSVSNGVPGAIIENVLDKTHPLSYGLGDKYYSLKTSDKYFKVLKNVWNVAYVPENYKSYGFIGANLKKKLGNTVSFAVEPVGRGKVIYMVDNPLFRGFWENGNLLFSNALFLVD, from the coding sequence ATGAAAAAGCTACTTTTTGCTTTCTTGCTAGCTTTCAGCCTTTCAGGTTATGCCCAACTTAAAAGTCCTGCCGATTTTTTACCCGAATACGGGAAACAGGTAAGCTTTTATCATGAAATAGAAGCCTATTTTAAATACCTAAAAGAAAATTCAGAATATATAAAACACGAATCTTACGGTTTTACTTCGCAGGGAAGAAGCCTGAATGTCTATTATATTTCTACACCGGAAAATCTGAAAAATCTGGAAGCTATACGCGACTATCATTTGTATTCTATAGGTATGACAGACAAAAAGCCTGCTGCAGAAACAGAAAAGGCCATAGTCTGGTTAAGTTTTAACGTACATGGCAACGAAATAGGAGCGGCAGAAAGCTCAATGAAAGTAGCCTATGAGCTATTGAATCCGCAGAATACAACAACAAAACAATGGCTTGAAAATACAATCGTGATACTGGACCCATGTCTGAATCCGGATGGTTTTTCAAGATATGGAAACTGGCTTCGCGACATATCGGGTAAAAACCTGCATCCCGAATTGACAGACCGTGAACACATAGAGCCCTGGCCGGGAGGAAGACAGAATCATTATGCCTATGACCTGAACAGGGATTGGGCCTGGCAGACTCAGGTTGAAACCCAGCAGCGAATGGTTTTGTATAACCGCTGGATGCCGGAAGTGCATGTAGATGTTCATGAAATGGGCTATAACGAGCCATATTTTTTTCCTCCGGCTGCGGAACCATTCCATGATTTTATAACCAAACCGCAACGTGATTTCCATAATGTGATAGGAGAGAATACATCTAAAAAGTTTGATGCTGAAGGTTGGAATTATTATACCAGAGAGCGTTTTGATTTATTCTATCCGAGTTATGGCGATACTTATCCTAGCTTTAACGGTGCGATAGGAATGACTTATGAGCAGGGTGGAATAGGAGCGGGAAGAGCCGTTTTAATGCAAAACGGGAACATATTGACCTTGCAGGACCGTATTAACCACCATACAGTTGCGGTATTGACTGCCGTTGAAACCGCTTCAGGCAGAAAAGAAAAGCTAATAGCTGATTTCAAGGCTTACTTTAAAGACAGCAGGCAAAATCCTAAAGGAAAATACAAAACCTATGTTATAAAAAATGATGGTAAGGCCGAACAGCTTGCCGTGATGCTAAAGCAGAATAACATCCAATTTGCGTATGCTGACGAAACAAAAAAACTTTCAGGCTACCATTACCAATCAGACAAAGAAAAAGCATTTTCTGTAGAATCGGGAGATATGATTATACAGGCAAGTCAGCCAAAATCTGTCCTGACACAAGTGTTATTTGAACCTTACCAGAGATTATCAGACAGTCTTACCTATGATATTACAGCCTGGGCTTTACCTCACGCTTTTGGAATAGAAAGCTATGCTCTTAAAAATGCTTTGGTTATAAAAACAAGGGAAAGCAAAATAAGCAATACCAAAGTGCTTCCTGAAACGGCTTATGCTTTTTATATTCCCTGGAACAACAGGACTTCTGCAAAAATTGCAGCTTCTTTACTAAAGAAGAATGTTAAGGTTCGTTATTCGAAAAAAAATTCGGCTTTTGGAGATATAAAGCTAAACATGGGAGATTTGATTGTTTTAAAATCGGATAATACAAAGCTTCCCGAATTTGAAAAGACAATGGCCGGGCTTTTGGTAGAAAAAAATGATTATAGTGTCATTAAGAGTGGTTTTTCTACTGGCGGAACCGATTTGGGTGGCGAAAACTTCCAATTGCTGAAAGCACCAAAAATTCTTCTTTTAAGTGGGAAAAATGTCAGTCCGACAGATTTCGGGCAGGTTTGGTTTTATATGGACCAGATTATAGATTATCCGGTAAGTATTTTGGATGCGGATTATTTAGGAATGATTAATCTGACCGATTATAATACCTTGATTTTAGCTGATGGATGGTATGATTTGTCAGACAGTCAGAGGAAAAGTATTGACGATTTTATCTCAAAAGGAGGTAAAATAATCGCTATTCAAAATGCTTTAAGTTTATTTGAAAACAGGGAAGGTTACAATCTGACACAGTTTGCAACCAATGAAGAAAAAGATGCTGCCAAAAAACAAAGTGATGAGGAAGCATTGACATCGCGTTTTAAGGAATACCAAAAAATGGAAAGACGTTCTGTGTCAAATGGTGTTCCGGGTGCCATAATAGAAAATGTGTTGGACAAAACCCATCCGCTTTCTTATGGATTGGGTGACAAATATTATAGTCTGAAAACATCCGACAAATATTTTAAGGTTCTTAAAAATGTATGGAATGTGGCCTATGTTCCGGAAAATTATAAAAGTTACGGATTCATTGGTGCCAACCTGAAAAAGAAACTAGGGAATACGGTTTCATTTGCCGTAGAACCGGTTGGCAGGGGAAAGGTGATTTATATGGTCGACAATCCTCTTTTTAGAGGGTTTTGGGAAAATGGAAATTTACTATTCAGTAATGCTTTGTTTTTAGTTGATTGA
- a CDS encoding L-serine ammonia-lyase translates to MEECISVFDMLKIGVGPSSSHTLGPWRGAERFLNELREENILSKVIRIKVDLFGSLSLTGKGHATDLAVMLGLTGADPEYIPIDSIDKTISEIRKNKQLHLAGERMIPFDMDTDIVFNKNFLPFHSNGFTFTAYTPDGEYESTFYSIGGGFVVKEERTNAAKKEIIKCAFPFPIQNAVELLDYTVKENKSISEIVYENEKSMRTEENIHNELIRVWNTMLECMYIGCHSEGILPGGLNVRRRAFDMHQNLIGLANYSNPQEWLETIRKTEVKFRQILKWVSCFALAVNEVNASLGRVVTAPTNGSAGVIPAVLMYYMVIENHQAGEKEIKQFLMVAGEIGSIFKKGATISAAMGGCQAEIGVSSAMAAGALCELMGGSPAQVLMAAEIAMEHHLGMTCDPIGGLVQIPCIERNTMGAIKAINAAELALETDPKNAKVPLDKVINTMWETAKDMNTKYKETSEGGLAISVNMADC, encoded by the coding sequence ATGGAAGAATGTATCTCGGTATTTGATATGCTTAAAATTGGCGTCGGACCCTCAAGTTCCCACACTCTTGGGCCTTGGCGTGGTGCAGAACGTTTTTTAAATGAACTTCGTGAAGAAAATATATTAAGCAAAGTAATCCGGATTAAAGTAGATTTGTTTGGCTCGCTTTCCCTAACCGGAAAAGGCCATGCAACTGATTTAGCGGTTATGCTAGGGCTTACCGGCGCAGACCCGGAATACATTCCTATTGACAGTATCGACAAGACCATTTCTGAAATAAGAAAAAACAAGCAGTTGCATTTGGCTGGCGAAAGAATGATTCCATTCGATATGGATACGGATATCGTATTTAATAAAAACTTCCTGCCTTTCCATTCTAACGGTTTTACATTTACGGCCTATACGCCGGATGGCGAATACGAATCGACATTCTATTCTATTGGTGGCGGTTTCGTAGTTAAGGAAGAAAGAACAAATGCCGCTAAAAAGGAAATCATTAAATGTGCTTTCCCTTTTCCAATACAAAATGCAGTAGAATTACTCGACTATACAGTCAAAGAAAACAAGAGTATTTCTGAAATCGTTTATGAAAACGAAAAGTCAATGCGTACTGAGGAGAATATCCACAATGAATTGATCCGTGTTTGGAATACGATGCTGGAATGCATGTATATTGGTTGCCATTCCGAAGGCATCCTTCCCGGAGGATTAAACGTTCGAAGAAGGGCTTTTGACATGCATCAGAACCTTATTGGCCTGGCAAATTACAGCAATCCGCAGGAATGGTTGGAAACCATCCGCAAAACGGAAGTAAAATTCCGCCAGATTCTAAAATGGGTTAGCTGTTTTGCTTTAGCTGTCAATGAAGTCAATGCCTCCTTAGGAAGAGTCGTAACGGCTCCTACTAACGGAAGTGCAGGCGTAATTCCGGCCGTGTTGATGTATTATATGGTTATCGAAAACCATCAGGCAGGAGAAAAAGAAATCAAGCAATTCCTTATGGTAGCCGGAGAAATTGGAAGTATTTTCAAAAAAGGAGCTACCATTTCAGCCGCTATGGGAGGTTGCCAGGCAGAAATAGGCGTTTCTTCCGCTATGGCGGCAGGAGCCTTATGCGAATTAATGGGAGGAAGTCCGGCACAGGTACTTATGGCCGCAGAAATTGCCATGGAACACCATTTGGGAATGACCTGTGACCCAATTGGGGGATTAGTACAGATTCCGTGTATTGAAAGAAATACGATGGGTGCCATTAAGGCCATCAACGCAGCAGAACTGGCTCTTGAAACTGACCCTAAAAATGCCAAAGTTCCTTTAGACAAGGTAATCAACACTATGTGGGAAACCGCAAAAGACATGAATACGAAATACAAAGAAACATCAGAAGGCGGACTAGCTATTAGTGTGAATATGGCCGACTGCTAA
- a CDS encoding sigma-54-dependent transcriptional regulator: MKKILIIDDEEKLRSLMARIIGLEGFEVIEAGDCKSGLKKIEQHAFDVVLCDVKLPDGNGVDLTLAIKEKSPQTEVILLTAYGNIPDGVQAIKNGAFDYIVKGDDNNKIIPLLHRAIEKANLTKRIAQLEAKLEDKLSFDGIIGDSKPLLQSINLAKKVAPTDTTVLLTGETGTGKEVFAAAIHQSSSRKHQNFVAINCSAFSHDLLESEMFGHLAGSFTGATKDKKGLFEEANGGTIFLDEVGEMALDLQAKLLRVIENGEFLKVGENKPTKVDVRIIAATNRDLPKEIESGHFRQDLFYRLSVFQIQLPALRERVTDIEPLAKHFLNFFSLKTNKKIKALSDEFVQLLKLHTWPGNIRELKNVLERSVILETEAILTTDCLPMEIQQLKIANTSGESPLLSAFSLASAEKIHIQKVLNYTNHNKTETAKLLNIALTTLYRKLEEYKIS; this comes from the coding sequence TTGAAAAAAATTCTCATCATTGACGACGAAGAAAAACTAAGAAGCCTCATGGCCCGGATTATCGGTCTTGAAGGTTTTGAAGTCATTGAAGCCGGCGACTGCAAATCCGGACTAAAAAAGATAGAACAGCATGCTTTTGATGTTGTGCTTTGCGATGTCAAGCTTCCCGATGGAAATGGTGTTGACCTGACCCTAGCTATAAAAGAAAAATCACCGCAAACCGAAGTGATTCTGCTTACCGCCTACGGAAACATTCCTGATGGTGTGCAAGCTATAAAAAATGGCGCTTTTGATTATATCGTAAAAGGTGATGATAATAATAAAATTATCCCGCTGCTTCATCGGGCTATTGAAAAGGCAAACCTGACAAAACGTATTGCCCAGTTAGAAGCCAAACTCGAAGATAAGCTTTCGTTTGACGGAATTATAGGCGATTCCAAACCTTTATTGCAATCCATCAATCTGGCTAAAAAAGTCGCACCTACAGATACTACTGTGCTGCTAACAGGAGAAACCGGTACAGGAAAAGAAGTATTTGCAGCTGCTATCCATCAATCAAGTTCAAGAAAACATCAGAATTTTGTGGCCATAAACTGTTCAGCTTTTAGTCATGATTTGCTCGAAAGCGAAATGTTCGGTCATCTGGCAGGCTCTTTTACAGGAGCTACAAAAGACAAAAAAGGGCTGTTTGAGGAAGCCAATGGCGGAACCATATTTTTAGATGAAGTTGGCGAAATGGCCCTCGACCTTCAGGCAAAACTGTTACGTGTCATTGAAAATGGCGAATTCCTGAAAGTAGGTGAAAACAAACCTACCAAAGTTGACGTACGGATTATAGCCGCTACCAATAGAGATTTGCCTAAGGAAATAGAATCAGGGCATTTCAGGCAAGATTTGTTCTACCGTCTTTCCGTATTCCAAATCCAATTGCCTGCCTTGCGGGAACGCGTTACTGATATTGAACCGCTTGCCAAACATTTTCTGAATTTCTTTTCACTGAAAACCAATAAAAAAATCAAGGCACTATCTGATGAATTTGTGCAGTTACTAAAATTGCATACCTGGCCGGGAAATATCCGTGAACTAAAAAATGTATTGGAACGCAGCGTTATTCTGGAAACAGAAGCCATTCTGACAACCGATTGCCTTCCTATGGAAATACAGCAATTAAAAATAGCCAATACTTCCGGAGAATCTCCTCTATTGTCTGCTTTTTCTCTGGCTTCTGCCGAAAAAATCCATATCCAGAAAGTATTGAACTATACGAACCATAACAAAACCGAAACCGCAAAACTGCTGAATATTGCTTTGACAACACTATACAGAAAGCTGGAAGAATACAAAATCAGCTAA